In a single window of the Candidatus Celerinatantimonas neptuna genome:
- the ubiX gene encoding Flavin prenyltransferase UbiX produces the protein MQTITLAITGASGIPYALRLLEVLVAAEHQIYLLISGAAKVVLATEADERWPSSDEQFDAYVMQRFNALSGQIVRLGKEQWFSPVASGSSAPKQMVVCPCSMGTLASIRHGLSDNLIERAADVVIKEKGQLIVVPREMPFSTIHLENMLALSKMGVEIFPAAPGFYHKPKQISEMIDHVVGRILDHLQIPQQIMPKWGCQGCQGGLKEKNERKK, from the coding sequence TTGCAAACGATTACTTTGGCTATCACAGGTGCTTCTGGAATACCTTATGCCTTGCGATTATTGGAAGTTTTGGTTGCAGCAGAGCATCAGATTTATTTATTAATATCTGGTGCGGCAAAGGTTGTGCTTGCTACTGAAGCCGATGAACGTTGGCCTTCATCGGATGAACAATTCGATGCGTATGTTATGCAGCGTTTTAATGCACTCTCAGGTCAGATTGTCAGATTGGGGAAGGAACAGTGGTTTTCTCCTGTTGCATCGGGGTCATCTGCTCCAAAACAGATGGTGGTTTGCCCATGTAGTATGGGTACCCTTGCTTCTATTCGTCATGGTCTGTCTGATAATTTGATTGAACGAGCTGCTGATGTGGTAATTAAAGAGAAAGGGCAATTAATTGTGGTGCCAAGGGAGATGCCTTTTTCTACGATACATCTGGAGAATATGTTGGCTTTATCAAAGATGGGGGTTGAGATTTTTCCTGCAGCACCAGGCTTTTACCATAAACCGAAGCAAATAAGCGAAATGATTGATCATGTTGTCGGGCGGATTTTAGATCATCTGCAAATCCCGCAACAGATCATGCCTAAGTGGGGGTGTCAGGGATGTCAGGGCGGGTTGAAAGAAAAAAATGAAAGAAAAAAATAG
- the nuoN gene encoding NADH-quinone oxidoreductase subunit N → MTITIQQLIALLPLLIVGLTVVVVMLAIAWKRCHTGVALLSVIGLNAALISLIAVAGETPTIVTSLIKVDGFSMLYTGLVLLASLATCTFAYSWLKGYPDNREEFYLLVLIATAGGLLLACSNDLATLFLGIELISLPLFGLVGYAFEQRRSLEAGIKYMLLSAGASSFLLFGMALLYAESGSLSFSSLGQSLNENLLHEPVLLMGIGMMLVGIGFKLSLVPFHLWTPDVYQGAPTPVATFLATASKIAIFAVVVRLFLDAPLTTDHSVQFVLAIIAFVSILFGNLMAVSQRNIKRLLGYSSIAHIGYLLVALVAIQQHQLAMETTGVYLIGYLFASIGAFGVVSLMSSPYQNSGDADSLFSYRGLFWHRPILAAVMTVMMLSLAGIPMTLGFIGKFYVLAIAVKAHQWWLMAAVIVGSAIGLYYYLRVTVSLYLAPPEQFARDTTHDWAITAGGIVVLISAVFVFFIGLYPQPVIDIVRLATPW, encoded by the coding sequence ATGACCATAACAATTCAACAATTGATCGCTTTGCTACCACTATTGATCGTTGGTTTGACGGTCGTGGTGGTCATGCTGGCCATTGCCTGGAAGCGTTGTCATACAGGTGTCGCTCTATTGAGTGTCATTGGTTTGAATGCGGCGCTGATATCGTTAATCGCTGTTGCTGGTGAAACCCCGACCATCGTGACCTCTCTGATTAAAGTTGATGGTTTTTCGATGCTGTATACCGGGTTAGTTTTGCTGGCGAGTCTGGCAACCTGTACGTTTGCCTATTCATGGCTCAAAGGGTATCCCGATAATCGTGAAGAGTTTTACCTTCTCGTGCTGATTGCTACTGCGGGTGGTTTGTTGCTTGCCTGCTCGAATGATCTTGCAACCTTATTTTTAGGTATTGAACTGATTTCGCTACCATTATTTGGTTTGGTCGGGTATGCATTCGAACAACGACGTTCGCTTGAAGCCGGTATCAAGTACATGCTGCTTTCTGCCGGAGCATCGTCCTTTTTGTTATTCGGTATGGCGTTATTGTATGCCGAATCGGGGTCATTATCGTTTTCCAGCCTGGGTCAGAGTCTTAACGAGAATCTACTGCATGAGCCCGTTCTGCTGATGGGAATCGGGATGATGCTAGTTGGAATTGGCTTTAAATTGTCTTTAGTGCCTTTTCATCTTTGGACACCAGATGTCTATCAGGGAGCACCAACACCCGTTGCAACCTTTTTAGCGACAGCCAGTAAAATTGCTATTTTTGCTGTAGTTGTGCGTTTGTTCCTGGATGCTCCTTTGACCACAGATCATTCTGTTCAGTTCGTGCTGGCTATTATTGCTTTTGTTTCTATTCTCTTTGGCAATTTAATGGCGGTATCGCAGCGTAATATCAAACGGCTCCTGGGTTACTCATCGATTGCCCATATTGGGTATTTGTTGGTGGCTCTGGTTGCGATTCAACAGCATCAGTTGGCGATGGAAACAACCGGTGTTTATCTGATTGGTTATTTGTTTGCGAGTATTGGTGCGTTTGGTGTTGTGAGCTTGATGTCCAGTCCGTACCAGAACAGTGGTGATGCGGATTCATTATTCTCGTATCGTGGTTTGTTCTGGCATCGGCCGATTCTGGCAGCGGTAATGACGGTGATGATGTTATCTCTGGCTGGTATTCCGATGACTCTAGGATTTATTGGTAAGTTTTATGTGCTTGCTATTGCAGTTAAGGCTCATCAGTGGTGGCTGATGGCTGCTGTTATCGTGGGAAGTGCAATTGGCTTGTATTATTACTTACGTGTTACCGTGAGTCTTTATTTGGCCCCACCCGAGCAGTTTGCCAGAGATACAACGCATGACTGGGCGATTACGGCCGGTGGTATTGTGGTATTGATTTCTGCTGTATTCGTGTTCTTTATTGGTCTTTATCCTCAACCAGTGATTGATATCGTTCGGTTAGCTACCCCCTGGTAA
- the gsk gene encoding Inosine-guanosine kinase, whose product MKFPGRRKTKHYFPVSEKDPLVRPANVHLALENSYIVGIAQVMVDIEATVSREFIESFGLTLGESLLLENETAEQLSKALSELPEQVRCFAGGTIANTIHNYSVLADGPSYLLGTMSGDIQVGSFAYQYLCHTSSRVNLQHLQPVDGSIGRCFTLISEDGQRTFGISKGKMNYLDAACVPQSLINKSCALVISSYLVRTSGDESIMQATMQAIEYARQAQVPVVLTLGTQHLIAQEPDWWRQFIIDYVDILAMNEDEAWALTGNKAPLGAINDALEYCDLVLCTAGAEGLYMGGFCDIESLRQTRHPLRSSRDIGEFNYYEFSRAMRRGDCQEPTKIYSHISPYMGGPYQIRNTNGAGDGALSAVLHDIVANRYHCLTVPNSAKHSRPFLTYSSLAQICKYANRVSYEVLMQSSPRLSHSLPEREDSLEEGYWEN is encoded by the coding sequence ATGAAATTCCCAGGTCGTCGTAAGACAAAACATTATTTCCCAGTAAGTGAAAAGGATCCTTTGGTTCGCCCGGCAAATGTGCATCTGGCGTTAGAAAATAGCTATATCGTTGGTATTGCTCAAGTGATGGTTGATATTGAAGCAACTGTTAGTCGTGAATTTATCGAATCATTTGGTCTGACACTGGGCGAATCATTACTGCTTGAAAATGAGACGGCAGAGCAATTGTCAAAAGCTCTGTCTGAATTACCGGAGCAGGTTCGTTGTTTTGCCGGAGGGACGATTGCTAACACCATTCATAATTACTCTGTTTTGGCTGATGGCCCGTCTTACTTATTAGGAACCATGAGTGGGGATATTCAGGTAGGTAGTTTTGCGTATCAGTATCTATGCCATACTTCCAGTCGGGTGAATTTGCAACATTTACAGCCTGTCGATGGATCGATAGGCCGATGTTTTACGCTCATTTCAGAAGATGGACAACGGACCTTTGGGATTAGTAAAGGGAAGATGAATTATCTGGATGCGGCTTGTGTTCCGCAATCGCTCATCAATAAAAGTTGTGCATTGGTGATTTCATCCTATTTAGTGCGAACCAGTGGTGATGAATCGATTATGCAGGCCACAATGCAGGCGATTGAATATGCGCGTCAGGCTCAGGTCCCGGTTGTTTTAACACTAGGAACGCAGCATTTAATTGCTCAGGAACCTGACTGGTGGCGCCAGTTTATTATTGATTATGTTGATATTTTAGCTATGAATGAAGATGAAGCATGGGCATTGACGGGTAATAAAGCTCCGCTTGGGGCGATTAATGATGCGCTGGAGTATTGTGATTTAGTGCTTTGTACGGCTGGCGCTGAAGGGTTGTATATGGGCGGGTTTTGTGACATTGAATCGTTAAGACAGACCCGGCATCCACTTCGATCTTCCCGGGATATTGGTGAGTTCAACTATTATGAATTTAGCCGGGCCATGCGCAGGGGGGATTGTCAGGAGCCAACAAAAATATATAGTCATATTTCTCCTTACATGGGTGGCCCTTATCAGATCCGTAATACAAATGGCGCTGGTGATGGTGCTTTGTCTGCTGTTTTGCATGATATAGTGGCTAATCGTTATCACTGCCTGACTGTTCCTAATTCAGCAAAACATTCCCGGCCATTTTTGACATATTCTTCACTGGCACAGATTTGTAAATATGCGAACCGTGTGAGTTATGAGGTGTTGATGCAGTCATCTCCGCGTTTAAGCCATAGCTTACCTGAACGTGAAGATAGCCTTGAAGAAGGATATTGGGAGAATTAA
- the nuoM gene encoding NADH-quinone oxidoreductase subunit M, which translates to MLLPWLILLPFIGGLLCWQSERFGRALPRWIAVLSMALTLLLSLVLWGQGNYSLVMPHGIPQWQSEFSIPWIPRFGISIHLALDGLSLLMVVLTAFLGLLAVICSWKEIDRYEGFFHLNLLWIIGGVMGVFLAIDLFLFFFFWEMMLVPMYFLIALWGHKGSDGQTRIATAIKFFIYTQASGLVMLVAILGLVFVHYQATGVWTFNYEQLIGTTMSSGVAYILMLGFFIAFAVKMPLVPFHGWLPDAHSQAPTAGSVDLAGILLKTAAYGLLRFSLPLFPHASAEFAPIAMWLGVIGIFYGAWMAFSQTDIKRLVAYTSVSHMGFVMVAIYSGSQLAYQGAVVMMIAHGLSAAGLFIICGQLYERLGTRDMREMGGLWGRLRYLPGLSMFFAVATLGMPGTGNFVGEFMMLFGSYKVVPVITIISTFGLVFASVYSLIMMQRAYFGQSRSDKALPGMSVRELSMILVLVVLLVVLGVYPQGVLNTSHAAIANIQHWFTSSSLSTTRL; encoded by the coding sequence ATGCTATTACCTTGGCTTATTCTTCTGCCTTTTATCGGCGGTCTGTTGTGCTGGCAGAGTGAGCGATTCGGACGGGCATTACCCCGCTGGATTGCCGTACTATCGATGGCTCTGACGTTGCTATTGTCTTTGGTACTGTGGGGACAGGGAAATTATTCTTTGGTTATGCCCCATGGAATTCCTCAGTGGCAATCTGAGTTTTCGATTCCCTGGATCCCTCGTTTTGGGATATCGATTCATTTAGCTCTGGATGGTTTGTCATTACTAATGGTTGTTTTGACAGCATTTCTGGGGCTGTTAGCGGTGATTTGCTCCTGGAAAGAGATTGATCGTTATGAAGGGTTTTTCCATCTGAATCTGCTGTGGATTATCGGCGGTGTGATGGGGGTCTTCCTGGCCATCGATTTATTCCTGTTTTTCTTCTTCTGGGAGATGATGCTGGTTCCGATGTATTTTCTGATTGCTCTGTGGGGACATAAAGGTTCTGACGGGCAAACCAGAATTGCGACAGCGATTAAGTTTTTCATCTATACCCAGGCCAGTGGTCTTGTCATGCTGGTGGCGATTTTAGGGCTGGTGTTTGTTCATTATCAGGCAACCGGCGTCTGGACATTTAATTATGAGCAGCTCATCGGGACCACTATGAGTAGTGGTGTTGCTTATATATTGATGCTGGGCTTTTTCATTGCTTTTGCTGTCAAAATGCCATTGGTGCCTTTCCACGGGTGGTTACCGGATGCTCATAGCCAGGCTCCGACTGCAGGTTCTGTGGATTTGGCCGGGATACTATTGAAAACAGCTGCCTATGGTCTTTTGCGCTTTTCGTTACCATTGTTCCCTCATGCCTCGGCTGAGTTTGCTCCTATAGCGATGTGGCTTGGCGTAATCGGGATTTTTTATGGCGCATGGATGGCGTTTTCTCAAACCGATATCAAGCGCCTGGTGGCTTATACCAGTGTCTCTCATATGGGATTTGTGATGGTCGCAATTTATAGTGGCAGCCAATTAGCCTATCAGGGGGCTGTTGTCATGATGATTGCACATGGATTATCAGCAGCTGGTTTGTTCATCATTTGTGGCCAGTTGTATGAACGTCTTGGTACACGCGATATGCGTGAAATGGGCGGACTCTGGGGGCGACTGCGTTATTTACCCGGACTGTCGATGTTCTTTGCTGTGGCGACATTAGGAATGCCGGGTACAGGGAATTTTGTCGGCGAGTTTATGATGTTATTCGGTAGTTATAAAGTCGTACCGGTTATTACCATTATTTCGACTTTCGGGTTGGTTTTTGCTTCTGTTTATTCGCTAATTATGATGCAGCGGGCCTATTTCGGTCAATCTCGCAGTGATAAAGCATTGCCGGGGATGTCGGTTCGGGAATTGTCAATGATTCTGGTCTTGGTCGTGTTGCTGGTGGTGTTGGGTGTTTATCCGCAGGGTGTTCTAAATACATCGCATGCAGCGATTGCAAATATCCAACATTGGTTTACTTCTTCATCTTTATCAACCACAAGGCTGTAA
- the adk gene encoding Adenylate kinase, which translates to MRIILLGAPGAGKGTQAQFIMERYGIPQISTGDMLRAAVKAGTELGQQAKAVMDAGQLVSDDLIIALVKERIAKDDCAKGFLLDGFPRTLPQADAMKENGIDIDVVLEFSVPDEEIVKRMSGRRVHPGSGRVYHIVYNPPKVEGKDDVTGDELIIRPDDEEATVRKRLAIYHETTKPLVDYYNRDAKQGLNKFFAIDGTHSVADVSKQLAELLD; encoded by the coding sequence ATGCGCATTATTTTGCTAGGGGCTCCCGGTGCAGGGAAAGGGACTCAGGCACAATTTATTATGGAGCGTTACGGGATCCCCCAAATTTCTACGGGTGATATGCTTCGGGCTGCAGTTAAAGCAGGGACTGAATTAGGCCAGCAGGCGAAGGCAGTTATGGACGCAGGACAACTGGTCAGTGATGACCTGATTATTGCTCTGGTTAAAGAACGTATCGCCAAAGATGACTGTGCCAAAGGGTTCTTGCTGGATGGATTTCCACGGACTTTGCCTCAGGCTGATGCGATGAAAGAGAATGGGATCGATATTGATGTCGTTCTTGAGTTTTCAGTTCCTGATGAAGAGATCGTTAAACGGATGAGTGGCCGCCGGGTGCATCCAGGATCGGGTCGTGTTTATCACATTGTTTATAATCCGCCTAAAGTGGAAGGTAAAGATGATGTCACAGGTGATGAACTGATTATTCGTCCGGATGATGAAGAAGCTACTGTGCGTAAACGTTTGGCAATTTATCATGAAACAACTAAACCATTGGTTGATTACTATAATCGTGATGCTAAACAAGGGTTGAATAAATTTTTTGCAATCGATGGAACGCACTCTGTTGCCGATGTCAGTAAGCAGTTGGCTGAACTGCTGGATTAA
- the nuoL_2 gene encoding NADH-quinone oxidoreductase subunit L, which produces MNLLYLTILLPLLGFLLLSFSRGRWSENTSAIIGVGSVFLAALIAGFVAVNFLSQPSHSPFHQTLWTWMSEGPFDIKVALRLDGLSLTMMSIVTGVGTLIHLFASWYMRNEEGYSRFFAYTNLFIASMLVLVLADNLLLLYLGWEGVGLCSYLLIGFYYKDPANGAAAMKAFIVTRVGDVFLAFALFILYAQFGTLNIQQLMTMAPAQVAVGSGVMFWATLMLLGGAVGKSAQLPLQTWLADAMAGPTPVSALIHAATMVTAGVYLIARMHGLFLLAPEVLHLVGIIGAITLVIAGFAALVQTDIKRVLAYSTMSQIGYMFLALGVQAWDAAIFHLMTHAFFKALLFLSSGSVILACHHEQNIFKMGGLRKSIPLVYTCFLVGGGALSALPLVTAGFYSKDEILSGALATGHINLLTAGLVGAFLTSLYTFRMIFIAFHGKEQIKAIPGRGFAHHVPLIVLMVLSTFVGALIIQPLHGVLPDNIGHESMTVQLISASVAVLGVLIAAWLWLGNGRLVSQVAMTGLGRLLRRYWFNAWGFDWLYDRLFVRTYLMMARLLRSDPINAVIDSSRYLAIGGNKGLTVSENGQVRWYMASMGIGAIIILSLLLWS; this is translated from the coding sequence ATGAATTTACTCTATTTAACTATTCTGTTGCCATTGCTGGGATTTTTACTGTTGTCATTTTCACGTGGAAGATGGTCAGAGAATACTTCAGCGATAATTGGTGTTGGTTCTGTTTTTCTAGCGGCTTTAATAGCAGGCTTTGTTGCTGTTAATTTTTTAAGCCAGCCTTCACATTCTCCATTTCATCAGACCCTGTGGACATGGATGAGTGAAGGACCATTTGATATCAAGGTCGCTTTGCGTCTGGATGGTTTGTCTTTAACCATGATGTCGATTGTGACCGGGGTCGGGACGTTAATTCATCTGTTTGCATCCTGGTACATGCGTAATGAAGAAGGTTATTCACGGTTTTTTGCCTATACCAACCTTTTTATTGCCAGCATGTTGGTCTTGGTTCTGGCCGATAATTTGTTACTCCTTTATTTAGGATGGGAAGGGGTTGGGTTGTGTAGTTATCTGTTGATCGGGTTTTATTATAAAGATCCGGCCAATGGTGCTGCAGCCATGAAGGCCTTTATTGTCACTCGGGTCGGGGATGTTTTCTTAGCCTTTGCTCTGTTTATTCTTTATGCTCAGTTCGGAACGTTGAACATTCAGCAGTTGATGACGATGGCTCCGGCACAGGTTGCGGTTGGCTCAGGTGTGATGTTCTGGGCTACATTGATGTTACTGGGGGGGGCGGTTGGTAAATCCGCGCAGTTGCCTTTACAGACATGGTTAGCTGATGCGATGGCAGGGCCTACACCTGTTTCTGCTTTGATTCATGCTGCAACCATGGTTACAGCGGGTGTGTATCTGATTGCGCGGATGCATGGCCTGTTTTTGCTTGCGCCTGAGGTTTTACATTTAGTCGGTATTATCGGTGCAATTACGTTGGTTATTGCCGGGTTTGCTGCACTGGTTCAAACTGATATCAAGCGGGTTCTGGCCTATTCGACGATGAGTCAGATTGGCTATATGTTCCTTGCTCTTGGGGTTCAGGCATGGGATGCGGCGATTTTCCATTTGATGACCCATGCATTCTTTAAGGCCTTGTTATTTTTGTCGTCTGGTTCAGTTATTTTGGCTTGTCATCATGAGCAGAATATCTTCAAGATGGGCGGATTACGTAAAAGTATTCCATTGGTTTATACCTGCTTTTTAGTCGGTGGTGGTGCGCTATCCGCATTACCGCTTGTGACTGCTGGATTCTACAGTAAAGACGAAATCTTGTCGGGTGCGTTGGCGACAGGGCATATCAATTTGCTGACTGCGGGTCTAGTTGGTGCTTTTTTAACATCTTTATATACCTTCCGAATGATTTTCATTGCGTTTCACGGGAAAGAACAGATTAAAGCGATTCCGGGGCGAGGATTTGCGCATCATGTTCCGTTGATCGTGTTAATGGTTCTCTCGACTTTTGTCGGAGCCTTAATTATTCAGCCTTTGCATGGCGTTTTACCTGATAACATCGGACATGAATCGATGACTGTTCAGCTGATTTCAGCTTCAGTCGCGGTACTGGGTGTTCTGATTGCAGCCTGGTTATGGCTTGGTAATGGCCGTTTGGTTAGTCAGGTGGCTATGACCGGACTTGGTCGGTTATTGCGGCGTTACTGGTTTAATGCCTGGGGGTTTGACTGGCTATATGACAGGTTGTTCGTCCGTACTTATCTGATGATGGCCCGGCTGTTACGTAGCGATCCGATCAATGCGGTGATTGATAGTTCCCGTTATCTGGCTATTGGTGGCAATAAAGGTCTGACTGTGAGTGAAAATGGCCAGGTTCGCTGGTATATGGCTTCGATGGGTATCGGTGCAATTATTATTTTAAGCCTACTGCTCTGGAGCTAG
- a CDS encoding Cyclic di-GMP phosphodiesterase has protein sequence MGVTIGYKDVIDIFLKIKKTDDQGRNKMALKKIPLEKLQIGHYVCLPLGWTNHPFLLNNFKIKNSEELLVLKQLPLKEIEVNLAKSDPSLRPSRTAAFETQNLRSISKPTLGPEETFQRQQKIQQRQTEEWYNDQISLFKNTLSRFHADPTVVYSELLYCIQQICEPIWKNTQLPNVYLILNSKNSDNLFTHSMNVCALSILIAKVLGFGLMDGQLIALAAMIQDIGFLRVPHQIRHKTTSLTSAELNFYKAHVGYSIDLLRKAETFPADLLELVAQHHERLDGSGYPKGLSKKQISKKAQLLQIADHYDWLVSPNPWQKPLSPQLAIASLLKNHKQFNPEMAQALANALGIYPPGTLVQLSNQDFSIVAGSNPANKLKPYVKRLHDGIEQIDDLPIESLEQLNLKVTHSINQEDLSEEQISEMQSWKIGYFFARE, from the coding sequence ATGGGGGTAACTATAGGATATAAAGATGTTATTGATATTTTTTTGAAGATAAAGAAAACAGATGATCAGGGTAGAAATAAGATGGCACTAAAAAAAATACCTTTAGAAAAACTACAGATTGGTCATTATGTCTGCCTCCCATTAGGCTGGACAAATCATCCTTTTTTACTAAACAACTTTAAAATAAAAAATTCAGAAGAACTTCTGGTTCTAAAACAACTCCCACTAAAAGAAATTGAAGTGAACCTGGCAAAATCAGATCCTTCTTTGCGTCCATCCCGAACAGCCGCGTTTGAAACACAAAACTTACGTTCTATTTCAAAACCCACTCTCGGTCCTGAAGAAACATTTCAACGCCAGCAAAAAATTCAACAACGTCAGACAGAAGAATGGTATAACGACCAGATCAGCCTGTTTAAAAATACATTATCCCGTTTCCACGCCGACCCCACAGTCGTCTATTCGGAATTACTGTATTGCATCCAACAAATATGCGAGCCTATATGGAAAAATACCCAATTGCCAAACGTTTATCTCATCTTAAATAGTAAGAACAGTGATAATCTGTTTACCCACTCGATGAATGTTTGCGCACTATCAATCCTCATTGCTAAAGTTCTTGGTTTTGGTCTGATGGATGGTCAATTAATCGCATTAGCCGCAATGATCCAAGATATTGGTTTTCTGAGAGTTCCACATCAAATTCGCCATAAAACAACATCTCTCACATCAGCTGAATTAAATTTCTATAAAGCACACGTCGGATATAGTATTGATCTTTTAAGAAAGGCAGAGACATTTCCTGCAGATTTACTCGAACTGGTTGCACAGCACCATGAACGGCTTGATGGAAGTGGATACCCTAAAGGACTATCAAAAAAACAAATTTCAAAAAAAGCCCAATTACTTCAAATTGCCGATCACTATGACTGGTTGGTCAGTCCTAATCCATGGCAAAAACCATTATCTCCACAACTGGCCATTGCGTCTTTACTGAAAAATCATAAACAGTTTAACCCTGAAATGGCTCAGGCATTGGCAAACGCATTGGGCATTTACCCACCAGGAACGCTGGTCCAGCTTAGCAATCAGGATTTCTCAATTGTCGCAGGCAGTAATCCCGCCAATAAATTGAAACCGTATGTAAAACGGCTTCATGATGGTATAGAACAAATTGACGACTTACCAATCGAAAGTCTGGAGCAACTCAACCTGAAAGTTACACATTCGATCAACCAGGAAGATCTCAGTGAAGAACAAATCAGTGAGATGCAATCCTGGAAAATCGGCTATTTTTTTGCACGAGAATAA
- the hemH gene encoding Ferrochelatase: MKNPSTTVILANLGTPEQPTPAGVKTFLNSFLSDRRVVSLSPWVWQPLLKGVILPLRSPRVAKLYQQIWLEEGSPLQVYSERLVDKIQSILSEQCQVKLAMSYSAPTIETVIEQVLDEGCERLVILPLYPQYSVSTTAAVFDACARAFKMRFALPQMRFVRQYYDKEGYCELLAERIRSRGIDYDHHYQLIFSFHGIPVRYAQSGDPYPTQCEDTARRVATLLELDESSWKMSYQSRFGREPWVEPYTDELLTELAKQGVEGIDILSPAFSVDCLETLEEISSELKDVFIQSGGKQFHYIPALNDGDDHAQMLSEIILAQLE; the protein is encoded by the coding sequence ATGAAAAATCCTTCGACGACTGTGATCCTGGCTAACTTAGGAACGCCAGAGCAACCCACTCCTGCCGGGGTGAAGACTTTTTTAAATTCATTTCTTTCTGATCGTCGTGTGGTTTCATTGTCCCCCTGGGTGTGGCAGCCTTTGCTCAAAGGGGTTATTTTGCCTCTTCGTTCACCACGGGTTGCAAAGTTATATCAGCAAATCTGGCTGGAGGAAGGGTCTCCGTTACAAGTTTATAGCGAGCGGTTGGTGGATAAAATTCAATCGATTTTAAGCGAGCAATGTCAGGTTAAACTGGCGATGAGTTACAGCGCTCCAACTATAGAGACGGTTATTGAGCAGGTTTTGGATGAAGGGTGTGAACGGCTGGTTATATTGCCGTTGTATCCACAGTATTCTGTGTCTACAACAGCTGCTGTTTTTGATGCATGTGCCAGAGCGTTTAAAATGCGTTTTGCATTGCCGCAGATGCGCTTTGTCCGTCAGTATTATGATAAAGAAGGTTATTGTGAGTTGCTTGCTGAACGTATCCGAAGCCGGGGGATTGACTATGATCATCATTATCAGCTGATTTTTTCCTTTCATGGGATCCCTGTTCGGTATGCACAAAGTGGGGATCCGTATCCGACACAATGTGAAGATACAGCCAGACGCGTAGCCACTCTCCTTGAGCTTGATGAATCGTCCTGGAAAATGAGTTATCAGAGTCGGTTTGGTCGTGAACCCTGGGTTGAGCCTTATACTGATGAGCTGTTAACTGAATTGGCTAAACAGGGAGTGGAAGGCATTGATATTTTAAGTCCGGCTTTTTCGGTGGATTGTCTGGAGACTTTAGAAGAGATTAGCTCTGAGCTTAAGGATGTTTTCATACAAAGTGGAGGGAAGCAATTTCACTATATTCCGGCTTTAAATGATGGCGATGATCATGCACAAATGTTGAGTGAAATTATTTTAGCTCAGCTTGAGTAA
- a CDS encoding hypothetical protein (UPF0265 protein YeeX) translates to MEKPSNQRMAQVLELVSMSRRRNKLKRDMVDDAKKIRDNRKRVELLNNLTDYLQEGMTFNEIMAIIENMKNDYEDRVDEYTIKNAELSKERRELARKIKSAKSE, encoded by the coding sequence ATGGAAAAACCAAGTAATCAACGTATGGCTCAGGTACTTGAATTAGTATCTATGTCTCGCCGCCGTAATAAGCTAAAACGAGACATGGTCGATGATGCGAAAAAGATCCGCGATAACCGTAAACGCGTCGAGCTTCTAAATAACCTAACGGACTATCTCCAAGAAGGTATGACTTTTAACGAAATCATGGCCATTATTGAAAATATGAAAAATGACTATGAAGATCGTGTGGATGAATACACAATCAAAAATGCTGAGTTATCCAAAGAACGCAGGGAACTGGCGCGAAAAATTAAATCAGCTAAATCTGAGTAA
- the fur_2 gene encoding Ferric uptake regulation protein: MPDNNQALKKAGLKVTLPRIKILDLMQHPESAHISAEDLYKKLIDQGEEIGLATVYRVLNQFDDAGIVTRHHFEGGKSVFELNSQHHHDHLVCLDCGKVIEFRDEIIEERQKIIAEQHHVKLTNHSLYLYGNCVDGSCPDHQED, encoded by the coding sequence ATGCCAGATAATAACCAAGCACTTAAAAAAGCAGGTCTGAAAGTCACGCTACCAAGGATCAAAATCCTTGACTTGATGCAACATCCGGAATCAGCTCACATTAGTGCAGAAGATCTTTATAAAAAACTCATCGACCAAGGTGAAGAAATTGGATTGGCAACCGTCTACCGAGTTCTGAACCAATTCGATGATGCAGGAATTGTTACCCGTCATCATTTTGAAGGGGGAAAATCTGTTTTTGAGCTAAACAGTCAGCATCACCATGATCACCTCGTCTGCCTGGACTGCGGTAAAGTCATTGAATTTCGTGATGAAATTATTGAAGAACGGCAAAAAATCATTGCTGAACAACATCACGTCAAATTAACGAACCATAGCTTATACCTATACGGTAATTGTGTTGATGGGAGTTGCCCTGATCACCAGGAAGATTAA